The Nitrospirota bacterium genome window below encodes:
- a CDS encoding MtrB/PioB family outer membrane beta-barrel protein produces MKRILLICCLFSLVVICDVASGTMAEEQEPAESDRIVFIDDEIEVFPEEEVYHVYEFPEIRPFLFLTGGYRIIDLSGSGRAAEYEYPSDSLMLFGEFRALPFPHRFHLEIDLFDRKDYFWDISYSYKNIVLSRWINKTMFHNLDAIRLSDFGPDERFSAENGPDERFGITSGMNVMFLRIKTPDFPFHVYINGQFIDKEGKRQQRFLGGSGYFNDLRRVSRRRDADLETKDINVGFNAHLGPVEVDVSHGEKRFSSGGDNVFYGRYGAGGGRTEGVYAHNMIPDLKGSSDTLKLHTAYTGKLVASLTLAKHRRENEYSESRVDYLFGSTDVTWMPMPQLTFFFKYRHKDIDADNPEVTTVSDLLNPANTHTYRVKDAISSRTDRFSGIVRYRVAKGVTLNAEVDRKITERQHLEAWGLPETTVKDTASVSVTARLTKNLLFRTKYVHEQTDEPAYNSDLDSKDKGTVSVSWTPLPFLFTYFGYDVYAGKRDRLYYMVDNRQISVNGREVRAGKLFGMIGFSLAENISLSTSYAYFKDKTRHALVYGIDSEPQRLVDEHARYEERAHTVAANLNYRPKDYVKLGAGIAYTESRANFSPGVYEAVNPVSIGGFSESEIRHTEYTLSGTYDLKNGWEAGMRYFFSKYDERSGNALNPSVDGDAHIVFLNMTKRWQ; encoded by the coding sequence ATGAAACGGATTTTGCTGATATGCTGCCTGTTCTCACTTGTGGTTATATGTGATGTTGCCTCAGGTACTATGGCTGAAGAACAAGAACCGGCTGAGAGTGACCGGATTGTATTCATCGATGATGAGATTGAGGTCTTTCCTGAGGAAGAAGTTTACCATGTATACGAATTCCCTGAAATAAGACCTTTTCTGTTTCTAACAGGCGGGTACAGAATAATCGATCTGAGCGGATCCGGGAGGGCTGCAGAGTATGAATATCCCTCTGACTCGCTGATGCTGTTTGGGGAGTTCAGGGCATTGCCCTTCCCGCACAGATTCCATCTTGAAATAGATCTTTTCGACAGAAAGGATTATTTCTGGGACATCAGTTATTCATATAAAAACATTGTGCTGTCGAGGTGGATCAATAAGACGATGTTTCATAACCTCGATGCAATAAGGCTTTCTGATTTCGGACCTGATGAAAGATTTTCCGCAGAGAACGGTCCCGATGAAAGATTCGGGATTACCTCGGGAATGAATGTGATGTTTCTGAGGATTAAGACCCCGGATTTTCCTTTTCATGTCTATATTAACGGCCAGTTTATTGATAAAGAAGGAAAAAGACAGCAGAGATTTCTCGGGGGGTCCGGCTATTTTAATGATTTGCGGAGAGTGTCCAGAAGAAGAGATGCAGACCTCGAAACAAAGGATATCAACGTAGGGTTCAATGCCCATTTGGGTCCTGTGGAGGTTGACGTTTCACATGGTGAAAAACGGTTCAGTTCCGGAGGAGACAATGTTTTTTATGGGCGGTATGGTGCGGGAGGGGGACGGACAGAAGGTGTGTATGCACACAATATGATTCCAGACCTCAAAGGGTCTTCTGATACGCTGAAATTGCATACAGCATATACCGGAAAACTCGTCGCTTCACTGACACTCGCGAAACACCGCAGGGAGAATGAATATTCAGAATCCCGCGTTGACTATCTCTTCGGAAGCACTGATGTTACCTGGATGCCGATGCCACAGCTGACGTTTTTCTTCAAGTACCGGCACAAAGACATCGATGCGGATAATCCGGAGGTTACTACTGTTTCGGATCTTCTCAATCCCGCAAATACCCATACGTACAGGGTGAAGGATGCGATTTCATCGAGGACCGACAGGTTTTCCGGAATCGTGCGTTACAGGGTAGCAAAGGGGGTAACGCTGAATGCAGAGGTTGACCGCAAAATTACGGAAAGACAGCATCTGGAAGCATGGGGACTTCCTGAGACCACGGTCAAGGATACCGCATCTGTTTCTGTTACGGCAAGACTTACGAAGAACCTTCTTTTCCGGACAAAATATGTGCATGAGCAAACGGACGAGCCCGCGTATAACAGCGACCTTGATTCCAAAGACAAAGGCACGGTCTCCGTATCCTGGACGCCCCTTCCTTTCCTTTTTACGTATTTTGGATATGACGTATACGCAGGGAAACGCGACCGCCTTTACTATATGGTCGATAACCGACAGATCAGCGTTAACGGACGTGAGGTGCGTGCGGGCAAACTGTTTGGAATGATAGGCTTCAGTCTGGCGGAGAATATTTCCCTCAGCACAAGTTATGCATATTTCAAGGATAAGACCAGGCATGCCCTGGTGTATGGGATCGACAGTGAACCGCAGAGGCTAGTCGACGAACATGCCCGGTATGAGGAAAGGGCTCACACAGTTGCGGCGAATCTTAACTACCGCCCGAAGGATTATGTAAAACTCGGTGCCGGTATTGCCTACACGGAAAGCAGGGCGAACTTCTCTCCCGGTGTGTATGAAGCAGTGAATCCCGTATCTATTGGCGGTTTTTCTGAATCAGAGATCAGGCATACTGAATATACTCTCTCAGGTACTTATGACCTGAAAAACGGATGGGAAGCCGGCATGAGATATTTTTTCAGTAAATACGACGAGCGGTCAGGCAATGCGCTGAATCCATCCGTTGACGGGGATGCACATATCGTTTTTCTCAATATGACAA
- a CDS encoding DmsE family decaheme c-type cytochrome, which yields MRLKETLLLLFGCMLALWGCETLRTSKPIMPLEEYEKMLVGRFDANYVGTENCLKACHTHDKIQRDLAASTMGAQMSKKSGMPIVDCESCHGPGSLAIEGITPERVEQDRKEGKETKCRYETLINLKELPPPALSLMCLKCHTANATFNLHNWNASIHAVNDVSCSECHKIHAGPDLIVRLRETFDICYKCHEDKKAEFALPSHHPVPERKVFCTDCHDTHGITSENLLRKNTVKETCTQCHAEKEGPYLYEHADITEDCTSCHASHGSISNNLLKRSEPFLCLQCHEGHRVRTAGIPSTTESKGAFYTRCTDCHANVHGTNIPSVSGRGRFTQ from the coding sequence ATGCGACTGAAAGAAACACTGTTACTCCTTTTCGGGTGCATGCTGGCATTGTGGGGATGCGAGACACTCAGGACCTCGAAACCAATCATGCCACTGGAAGAGTATGAGAAGATGCTCGTTGGACGTTTTGACGCAAACTATGTCGGCACAGAAAACTGCCTAAAGGCATGTCATACCCATGACAAGATACAGCGGGACCTTGCGGCGAGCACCATGGGTGCGCAGATGTCAAAGAAATCGGGTATGCCAATTGTGGATTGCGAATCCTGTCATGGCCCCGGCAGTCTTGCAATTGAAGGTATCACTCCCGAGAGGGTTGAACAGGACAGGAAAGAGGGGAAAGAGACGAAATGCAGATATGAAACACTTATAAACCTCAAGGAACTGCCTCCACCGGCACTATCGCTCATGTGTCTCAAATGCCATACCGCAAATGCAACTTTCAACCTGCATAACTGGAACGCAAGCATTCACGCAGTAAATGATGTCTCATGTTCGGAATGTCATAAGATCCATGCCGGTCCGGATCTGATAGTCCGGCTGAGGGAAACGTTTGATATATGTTACAAGTGCCATGAAGACAAAAAGGCGGAATTTGCACTTCCGAGCCATCACCCCGTTCCTGAAAGAAAAGTCTTCTGCACAGATTGCCACGATACACACGGTATTACGTCAGAGAATCTCCTGAGGAAGAATACCGTGAAAGAAACCTGTACGCAATGTCATGCAGAAAAAGAAGGACCGTATCTTTATGAGCACGCCGACATAACAGAAGACTGCACTTCCTGCCATGCCAGCCACGGCAGCATCAGCAATAACCTCCTCAAAAGAAGTGAACCTTTTCTCTGCCTTCAATGCCATGAGGGCCACAGGGTCAGAACCGCGGGTATCCCTTCGACTACTGAATCCAAGGGCGCATTCTACACACGGTGCACTGACTGCCACGCCAATGTGCATGGCACGAATATCCCCTCTGTATCAGGCAGGGGACGGTTTACTCAATAG